The following coding sequences lie in one Haematobia irritans isolate KBUSLIRL chromosome 3, ASM5000362v1, whole genome shotgun sequence genomic window:
- the LOC142229321 gene encoding L-xylulose reductase — protein MYENMKNKTILVTGAGAGIGNDLCKQLAEAGANVVAVARSNEQLKELRSFNSSIQTFQVDLKDWSQVRQVLASVPTLDGLVNNAGVAIIRPFVELTEQDFDDTFDVNIKAVFNVTQTVLPKLKENASIVMVSSLAASRSFDGHAAYSATKAAVDSLTRSLALELGPRKIRVNSVNPTVVLTKMGRDNWSDPAKSGPLLAHIPQRRFCEVQEVVDAIVYLLSDKSSFVNGHHLNLEGGYSVS, from the exons ATGTATGAGAATATGAAGAACAAAACAATACTTGTTACCGGTGCTGGTGCAG GCATTGGTAATGATTTGTGTAAACAACTTGCTGAGGCAGGAGCTAATGTGGTCGCTGTGGCCCGTTCCAATGAACAATTAAAGGAGTTACGATCATTCAATtcatctatacaaacttttcag gtgGATCTTAAAGATTGGTCCCAGGTGCGACAAGTGCTAGCAAGTGTTCCAACTCTTGATGGATTGGTTAACAATGCAGGTGTTGCTATTATAAGACCTTTCGTTGAATTAACAGAACAGGATTTTGATGA CACATTCGATGTTAATATCAAAGCAGTTTTCAATGTTACACAAACCGTTTTGCCCAAACTAAAGGAAAATGCAAGTATTGTTATGGTGTCTTCACTGGCAGCATCGAGATCATTTGATGGTCATGCAGCATATAGTGCAACAAAGGCAGCTGTAGATTCTCTGACACGTTCGTTGGCTTTAGAATTAGGGCCAAGGAAAATTCGTGTAAATTCGGTAAATCCCACTGTTGTATTAACTAAAATGGGTCGAGATAATTGGAGTGATCCTGCTAAGTCTGGTCCACTTTTGGCACACATACCACAGCGACGATTCTGTGAAGTTCAAGAAGTTGTTGATGCCATAGTCTATTTGCTAAGCGATAAATCCAGTTTTGTCAATGGACATCATTTGAATTTAGAAGGAGGCTATTCGGTTTCATAA